From one Streptomyces mobaraensis genomic stretch:
- the rpmA gene encoding 50S ribosomal protein L27, with protein sequence MAHKKGASSTRNGRDSNAQRLGVKRFGGQVVSAGEILVRQRGTHFHPGAGVGRGGDDTLFALNAGAVQFGTHRGRKVVNIVPVA encoded by the coding sequence ATGGCACACAAGAAGGGCGCATCGTCCACCCGGAACGGTCGCGACTCCAATGCTCAGCGGCTCGGCGTGAAGCGCTTCGGCGGTCAGGTCGTCAGCGCCGGTGAGATCCTGGTCCGCCAGCGTGGCACCCACTTCCACCCGGGTGCCGGTGTCGGTCGCGGTGGCGACGACACGCTGTTCGCGCTGAACGCCGGTGCGGTGCAGTTCGGCACCCACCGTGGCCGCAAGGTCGTCAACATCGTTCCGGTCGCCTGA